The following nucleotide sequence is from Parus major isolate Abel chromosome 4, Parus_major1.1, whole genome shotgun sequence.
AAGAATGGACAGAGCCCATACCTTTGGAATGGGGAACTGGCATTCTCCTGAGCAGTAATAGGCGTCAAAGGACTTGGGGGAAATAATCCACTCGCTCCAGCCGATGTCTGCAAAATCCACCTTGAGATAGCGCCGGGCACAATACCTCGGCTCGTTCCACTGCTTCCTCCTCGCCTTCTTCAGTGTTTGCTCGTCGAACTGGAGCGTCTGGCTCTTCTGCAGATGAtgcttcctctgctttttcttactCCTGGCCCCGTCTGCTAGCTGCGGCTGGAAGGCCTTGTAGGGTTTTCTGCCTTGCCATCTCTCGTCCTCAGCGTACTGGTCCTTGGCTCCTGGAAGCTCGTTGTCCTGCAGCGGCAGCAGGATGTTTGCAGAGCGTTTTCTCCGGCGGTTGTCGATGCTGCTGCTCGTGCGGCTCTCCGGCTCGGGAAGGACCCTCGCCAGAGGACGGCGGTGTCCTCGCAAAGTAGAGACAACGCTCTCCGGCTCCGAGATAGCGGAATCGTTGGCATAAATCAGGATGTAGGGTTCGTAGGAGGAAGATGCTCTTTCCCAGGGATGGTGGCTGGTCAGATCCATTTTAACACTGAGCAGCAgttccttgttctgctttgcttcGTGCAGGAGCCGAGTGATATCCTTCCACTGCCAGGAGAGGATATCCTGGTAAGCAGAGGATACATTTATGAGAAAATGTCCCAGGCTCCGAGTCGGGTTCCCAGCTGAAGGAAAGGTCCAAACTGAAAGATGTAGCTGAATTTCAGGCTTCCTGTGCCTGTGATGAGAACAGCCACTGGACTGGGAACAGTTCCACTTCACATGCAGCAGATCACCAATATAATAATACACCGAAGCTGACAAGACATTTTCAGACTCTGTGAGTGATGTCAAGTTAAAAACGTACATCTCCTGGCTTTCAGGGCTccctaggagaaaaaaaaaagtactcaGATAAGAACATGGGCATCTAAAAATGTCATCCAGAGGAGACACAGGCTGCTCTGACAGCCCTTTCGCTAAGTCAGATACAAATCATGCAGGAAGTTAATGATATAATATATCTATAATGATCAGTTATACTGGGTACATTTAGTCATTCCATCTAGGACACCACATCAATTTTCATGCCAGAGTTAGAAGGTATTTACTAATACAGCTGAGGGCAGGCAGACAGTACTGGAGCATCCTTGTTAACCCAAAAAAGCCAATGCAAAGACCAGATCTGAGGGGTCACAGGGTGGCACACCCCCTTGCCTCTGTGCAGGGGTAAAGAAGGCAAGGACAGCTCCTCTCACACCTGGGAtgtgcctgtgccaggcaggagtGACGCTTTCCACAGCTGCCGAGCCCAGGAAGTGGCGCTAACCGCAGGTACCGAACCCAGGGAAGGGCGGCTGACACGGCTGGTCTGGGAAACACGTGGGGGACTCTAACCCCACTAAGAAGGTGCAACAGCAAGGCTCAAGAGGAAGGTTTAATCTGTCCTTTAAAACTCTCTCTGGGCTGCGTTACGCCTGACCTCGAGAGTAAGAGAAATACAGATCCGAATGCTAAGCTGTAAAAccaggctggcagggaatgCAAACGCAGGAGAGGCAAGGTATGGTCAGCAGCACCCCCCTGCCCTACCACAAAGGGCTGGCCACATCCTGACACATTAGAGAAACGAGGAtatgcaaaattaaatgtttttttggaCACCGTGGCATGTCAAAAGCCTCTCCAAAGGGTTAGGCCAAGCCATGACAAGCACAGCGATTGGCCATGCACTAGGGATGGCCAGACACACCACTCCCACCCTGCACACAATGTAGGAAGCCCTTGCCCAGGCAACTGAAAACATCATTTCCAGTACTGACCTTCCATAGACTTTGACCATCCCATGTTCTGTGTTACATTCAGTGCCTCCAGCCTGCAATATCCCAATGGCCAGTGCCATTCACTCCAAGTGTGGCAAAAGCCTGTAATCTCCATATGCTGCCCCATCCCTACCCCAAAACTCCAAGCAGGTTCCTCCGCTTCCGAACATTTTTGTGTCACAATATTCCAGTCAGTGCATTAAAAAAGCGGGAACTGGTCCCATTAGAAAGAGAGAAGCCTTCTCCCCGGCTTAGCAGGGAATTAGCTCCATGGAATTATGGAAAAAACTATGTTTTCTTCAGTGGAACAGAGCCAAAACAGTGGAAAGGCCAAATCAAGTAAGGAAGACACCTTTGTTTACACATTCAGCCTAATGCAACAGCCGAGCACACAGGCAACTCCCCAAGCGCTGAAAACTCATGTACCAAACACATCCAAATTCTATTACAAGTGCCTAGGGAACTAGATTTACTTGGAATGCCATCCCACTTTTTATTCCTCAGCCAAAACCAGCTCTTGATTATGCCTGCACTAGGCATACACGAGGACCTGATCTCTGCTTGGTTTGTA
It contains:
- the BMP3 gene encoding bone morphogenetic protein 3 isoform X2 codes for the protein MSKVLHELQTSHSFWQTSWELFYFGIFRGKCSTKGSPESQEMYVFNLTSLTESENVLSASVYYYIGDLLHVKWNCSQSSGCSHHRHRKPEIQLHLSVWTFPSAGNPTRSLGHFLINVSSAYQDILSWQWKDITRLLHEAKQNKELLLSVKMDLTSHHPWERASSSYEPYILIYANDSAISEPESVVSTLRGHRRPLARVLPEPESRTSSSIDNRRRKRSANILLPLQDNELPGAKDQYAEDERWQGRKPYKAFQPQLADGARSKKKQRKHHLQKSQTLQFDEQTLKKARRKQWNEPRYCARRYLKVDFADIGWSEWIISPKSFDAYYCSGECQFPIPKAMKPSNHATIQSIVRAVGVVPGIPEPCCVPDKMSSLSILFFDENKNVVLKVYPNMTVESCACR
- the BMP3 gene encoding bone morphogenetic protein 3 isoform X1, encoding MAASARWVLCLCLGWGCLCLALGDALRPRRLGLRRRAAPGAVRGGRARPAAADDGPGQRRPGRPAADRVAEHMLRLYEQYRGSREPPTPAGPWLRRGNTVRGFRPLPAGSPESQEMYVFNLTSLTESENVLSASVYYYIGDLLHVKWNCSQSSGCSHHRHRKPEIQLHLSVWTFPSAGNPTRSLGHFLINVSSAYQDILSWQWKDITRLLHEAKQNKELLLSVKMDLTSHHPWERASSSYEPYILIYANDSAISEPESVVSTLRGHRRPLARVLPEPESRTSSSIDNRRRKRSANILLPLQDNELPGAKDQYAEDERWQGRKPYKAFQPQLADGARSKKKQRKHHLQKSQTLQFDEQTLKKARRKQWNEPRYCARRYLKVDFADIGWSEWIISPKSFDAYYCSGECQFPIPKAMKPSNHATIQSIVRAVGVVPGIPEPCCVPDKMSSLSILFFDENKNVVLKVYPNMTVESCACR